The Flavobacterium sp. M31R6 nucleotide sequence TTCAACTACAACAACGTAGATTCAAACAACGGTACTGAGGCTAATGTTATTACAACAAATGGTAATTATTTAAATAATGGTACCAAAGATTTATTATACACTGGTTTTACAGTTTCAAACGACAAACAATTACATTCTGACTACTATGTTCAAGATGCATCATTTGTAAGATTAGACAACCTAAGCCTTGGATATACTTTTAATCAAAAAGAAAAAGCACCATTAGTTCAATTAACGGTAGCAGCTCAAAACGTATTTGTTCTTACTGACTATAAAGGATTGGATCCTGAGGTTTCAAATCCTCTTGCTGCAGGACAGACAGTAGGTATAGATAATAATTTATACCCAAGACCAATCACTTTTACGTTAGGTTTAAACGTTAATTTCTAATATAATAACAAGAAAAATGAAAAAGATACAAATAAAATTATTGGGTATTTCTTTGTTAATGATGATAGGTCTTTTATCATCATGTACAGGAGAATTAGACCAATCTCCTGAAAGCCAAGATGCTATTCCTGGAGAAGAATTCTATAGTAATCCCGCTTCTTATAAACAAAGTTTAGCAAAACTATATGCCGGATTCGCAACTACTGGTCAACAAGGTCCAGCAGGAAAACCAGACGTGTCTGGTGATGAAGGTGCAAGCCAATACATTAGAGGTCTTTGGTTAATGCAAGAATTAACAACAGACGAAGCTGTTATAGGTTGGAATGATGGATCAATCAAAGATTTCCACTCTCAAACATGGACTGATAGAGATGCATTTATCAAATCTACATTCTACAGAATCTCTTTTCAAATTGTAAACTGTAATGAATTTTTGAAACAAACATCTGATGCAAAATTAGACGCAAGAGGAGTAGACGCTGCTACAAAAGCGGAAGTTAAAGATTTTAGAGCCGAAGTACGTTTTCTAAGAGCTTTATCATACTGGCATTTAGTGGATTGTTTTGGAGGAGGATCATTGGTTACCGAAGATTCACCATCAGACTTCTATTACCCAGCCTATTCAACTAGAGCTGAATTGTATGCATTTATTGATTCTGAGTTAACTGCACTTACTCCTGAGTTAAAAGCTCCTAAAACAAATGAAGCTTATCGTGTGGACCAAGCTGCCGCTTGGATGTTACAGGCAAAGCTATATATGAATGCTAAAGTATATATTGGAACTGATAAATATGCTGATGCGCTGCCTTTGATTAACAAAGTTATTGCTTCACCTTATACTATTCATAACAATTACAATCAATTGTTTTATGCAGATAATGACGCTAATGGCGCACAAAACGAATTTATTTTCGCGATTGCTTTTGACGGTCTTAGAACACAAACTTATGGAGGAACTACTTTCTTAGCACATGCACCAGTGGGTGGATCAATGGATCCTAAGAAATTCGGAATCAACGGTGGTTGGGGCGGAGTCAGAACTACTTCTGCTTTTGTCGATAAATTTCCGGCTGGAAATACTGACACAAGAGGTATTTTCTGGACAGATGGACAATCTAAAGACATTAACAACATAAGCTCTTTTACGGATGGTTATGCGGTTCAAAAATTCAGAAATGTAAAAGTAGACGGTAGTCAAGGATCAGATGCTACAGGAAATTTTGTAGATATTGACTTCCCTATTTTTCGTTTAGCGGATGCGTATTTAATGTATGCTGAGTGTGCAGTGAGGGGGTCCGGAAATCTAGCTACTGCTACTACCTATGTTAATGCTTTAAGAACAAGAGCAAAAACTACTACAATCAATCAAACAGATTTAACACTTGATTTTATTTTGGACGAAAGAGCTCGAGAATTCCACTTTGAAGGACAAAGAAGAACAGATTTAGTTCGTTTTGGAAAATTTACTGGTGGTTCATACATCTGGCCTTGGAAAGGTGGTGTAAAAACAGGATCTCCAACACAAAGTTACAGAGATGTTTTCCCAATTCCTGCTGATGCTATTGTGGCAAACCAAAATTTAAAACAAAACCCTGGATACTAACAAACTAATTTAAAATTAACGAAAATGAAAAATATAACT carries:
- a CDS encoding RagB/SusD family nutrient uptake outer membrane protein is translated as MKKIQIKLLGISLLMMIGLLSSCTGELDQSPESQDAIPGEEFYSNPASYKQSLAKLYAGFATTGQQGPAGKPDVSGDEGASQYIRGLWLMQELTTDEAVIGWNDGSIKDFHSQTWTDRDAFIKSTFYRISFQIVNCNEFLKQTSDAKLDARGVDAATKAEVKDFRAEVRFLRALSYWHLVDCFGGGSLVTEDSPSDFYYPAYSTRAELYAFIDSELTALTPELKAPKTNEAYRVDQAAAWMLQAKLYMNAKVYIGTDKYADALPLINKVIASPYTIHNNYNQLFYADNDANGAQNEFIFAIAFDGLRTQTYGGTTFLAHAPVGGSMDPKKFGINGGWGGVRTTSAFVDKFPAGNTDTRGIFWTDGQSKDINNISSFTDGYAVQKFRNVKVDGSQGSDATGNFVDIDFPIFRLADAYLMYAECAVRGSGNLATATTYVNALRTRAKTTTINQTDLTLDFILDERAREFHFEGQRRTDLVRFGKFTGGSYIWPWKGGVKTGSPTQSYRDVFPIPADAIVANQNLKQNPGY